The following are encoded together in the bacterium genome:
- the fmt gene encoding methionyl-tRNA formyltransferase: protein MSAGSSPSKLRLIFMGTPDFAVPSLRALFDSGRYEMMCVTQPDQPSGRGLRLTPCVCKVLAQELGLDVFCPERVSRRDPRAVLDSFEPDFIVTVAFGQLLKESVLDIPKTACVNLHPSLLPKYRGPSPINWPIIRGDRETGVTTMLMDKGMDTGDILLQEATPIGEEETAAELYFRLAKVGAELLLETLVGLANDTIVPRKQDHEKATYAPKLTRRDGLIDWSKDPDTLVNYVRGLIPWPGTYTYYMGRILKIAKLRHIEAPPTCPECPAGTIVAASPKDGLIVKANPGAVSVELLQPPGRRQMTAKEFLAGNRVKVGQRFSLLTEESLPQ, encoded by the coding sequence TTGTCTGCTGGAAGTTCGCCTAGCAAGCTGCGCCTTATTTTCATGGGGACGCCCGACTTCGCCGTTCCGTCGCTGAGAGCTCTTTTCGATTCGGGCCGTTACGAGATGATGTGCGTTACGCAGCCGGACCAGCCTTCTGGCCGCGGGTTGAGGCTGACACCATGTGTCTGCAAGGTCCTGGCGCAAGAGCTCGGGCTTGATGTCTTCTGCCCGGAGCGGGTCTCACGCCGCGACCCACGGGCGGTTTTGGACAGTTTCGAGCCGGACTTCATCGTTACAGTTGCCTTCGGACAGCTCCTGAAGGAATCGGTGCTCGACATCCCGAAGACCGCATGTGTCAACCTTCATCCGTCTCTTCTGCCCAAGTATCGCGGGCCTAGCCCCATCAACTGGCCAATAATCCGTGGGGATAGGGAGACGGGCGTAACAACGATGTTGATGGACAAGGGGATGGACACCGGCGACATACTGCTGCAAGAGGCCACACCAATCGGTGAGGAGGAGACAGCGGCGGAGCTCTATTTCAGGCTTGCCAAAGTGGGGGCCGAGCTTCTGCTCGAGACGCTAGTCGGGCTTGCCAACGACACGATAGTCCCGAGGAAACAGGACCACGAGAAGGCAACATACGCCCCAAAACTCACGAGAAGGGACGGCCTCATTGATTGGTCAAAGGACCCTGACACGCTCGTCAACTACGTCCGAGGGCTAATCCCCTGGCCAGGGACATACACCTACTACATGGGCCGCATCCTGAAAATCGCCAAACTCAGACATATAGAGGCGCCGCCCACATGCCCCGAGTGTCCCGCCGGAACGATAGTCGCAGCGTCGCCAAAGGATGGCCTCATTGTCAAAGCGAACCCGGGAGCCGTCTCGGTTGAGCTGCTTCAACCACCCGGAAGACGACAGATGACAGCGAAGGAGTTTCTCGCCGGCAACAGGGTGAAAGTCGGCCAGCGGTTCTCGCTACTAACCGAAGAATCGCTGCCGCAATAA
- the def gene encoding peptide deformylase — protein sequence MPEREIVIYGDPVLQKKAEPVTIVKSDVIRLVEDMQATMYASHGVGLAAPQLGASVRVIVLDTSAGRDATQRLVLLNPELTEMSSEEVAEEGCLSIPEFVTSVQRATSVTVVGQDLNGKSIEVQAEGLAARAIQHEIDHINGRLIVDFLNPLQRDLFERRFREQQSKKKVFF from the coding sequence ATGCCCGAAAGAGAGATCGTCATTTACGGTGACCCCGTGCTCCAGAAGAAGGCCGAGCCAGTCACTATTGTCAAGAGCGACGTGATCAGGCTCGTGGAGGACATGCAGGCCACCATGTATGCTAGCCACGGTGTTGGTCTGGCCGCACCGCAGTTGGGCGCCTCGGTTAGAGTGATAGTCCTGGACACCAGCGCCGGTCGCGACGCCACGCAGCGCTTGGTGCTGCTCAATCCTGAGTTGACGGAGATGTCCAGCGAGGAGGTCGCCGAGGAAGGATGTCTGAGTATACCGGAGTTCGTGACGAGCGTGCAAAGGGCAACTTCCGTAACGGTGGTCGGCCAGGATTTGAACGGCAAATCGATAGAGGTCCAGGCGGAAGGCCTCGCTGCAAGAGCGATTCAACATGAGATCGATCACATCAACGGGCGCCTGATCGTGGACTTTCTCAATCCGTTACAGAGAGACCTCTTCGAGCGCAGGTTCCGAGAGCAGCAGTCCAAGAAGAAAGTCTTTTTCTAG